Below is a window of Humulus lupulus chromosome 2, drHumLupu1.1, whole genome shotgun sequence DNA.
CATCACATAATGGCATCAATTGGAGACCTGGACCTGAATTTTCTCTATCAGTACCCCTACTTGTAAAACAAGGTAAGAATATTGTGGTGAGGGACTCATGGATGAGATCAAGTACCATGCTGCCTTCTGGACATTCATTGATGTCATGGATTGAGGATTCATATCTTCTAATACAACCTGTAATCTTGGAACGAGACAGAGGTAATATTTCCATTCTAGTTCGTTTTCATATGCAAAATCCTTCCTTAAAATGTTTCTGAACACTCAAATGTGTTCAGTGCTTTGACAGATGAAGATGAGACAGTGAAACACCTGAAAAGTGATTTGGAGTTTCCATCCTCAAATCATCTGAGAATAAAGGATGAACTATATACTGAGAATGGTACAGTCACTACTTCTTATGAGGGCTCAAATTCTGACAGATCTTTCTCCGAAAGATATCAGCCTGTAGAGGAACCTTGGTTGCTCCAATCACCTCTATTATCTACTGTCTATGAGGATAAGATGGGCTTAGGTGTTTCTGAGAACTATGAGACTATGAAGGATGACATGAAAAAGTTGGAAGACCCTGGAAAGTTGTTGCATCAGGAAGAGAATAATTTGATTTTGAAGGAGTCAGCTTCTACGGAGTCAACTTCTACAATTATTTTGATCAATTCTTCAATATGTACCATGCAAAGAATTGCTGTATTGGAAGACAGGCAGTTGGTTGAGTTGTTACTTGAACCAGTTAAAACCAATGTTCAGTGTGATAGCGTGTATCTTGGGGTGGTCACAAAACTTGTTCCCCATATGGGTGGAGCTTTTTTGAACATTGGGAGTTCTAGACCCTCTCTTATGGACATTAAACAAAATAGGGAGCCATTCATATTTCCTCCATTTCGTCAAAGAACAACAAAACTAGAAGTTAATGGTTCTGTGATCGAAGCTATTGAAGAGCATATGGATGCTCATGGAAACAAGAACACAGAACTTGATAATGAAGTAATGGATGAGATAACAGATGTTGTCTCTCAGGAAGACTCCGAATCATCTAtgcatgatgatgatgatgacgagGATCACGAGACTGAAGATGAGCTTGATGTTTCTGAAGCTCTTGCTGACAATATGAATGGTAGTATTGTTGATCATGGCGAAGCAGAAGCTAATTTTGATGAGGATAATATAAATGGAATAGAACTCAACATCGGAGAAGCCAATACTAATTCTTTTCACGTTGGCATAAATGTTTCTGGCAATTCTCAAATGCCTAATCTGCAAGATATTAATGATTCTAAGCAAAAAACAAAGAAGGATTCTAGGCAAGCAGCCACTAACAAAAACAAATGGGCTGAAGTACAGAAAGGCACAAAAGTAATAGTACAAGTCGTCAAAGAGGGTTTGGGCACAAAAGGTCCTACACTAACTGCTTACCCAAAACTACGTAGTAGATTCTGGGTATGTTCCACTTCCACCTCATACTGACACTTTGTTGTAGCTTTTCTATCTTGTAAGTGTTTAAGCTCTTCAaagttattttatataatgtctGAGCTGAGTTCACTTCCTTGCAGGTTTTGAGTACTTGTTGCGATAGAATTGGAGTGTCAAAGAAAATCTCTGGTATGGAGCGTACACGCTTGAAAGTCATTGCAAAAACTTTGCAGCCTCGGGGTTTTGGTCTGACTGTCAGGACAGTTGCTGCTGGTCATACTTTAGAGGAATTGCAGAAGGACTTGGAAGGTCTGCTCTCAACTTGGAAAAACATTATGGAACATGCAAAATCTGCTTCTCTTGCTGCAGATGAAGGTGTTGAAGGGGCTGTTCCAGTAATTCTGCACAGAGCAATGGGTCAAACTCTCTCGGTTGTCCAGGATTATtttaatgagaaggtgagtatgtCACTCATTTCCACTCATGTCATCTTTCTAGTTTGTAATTAAAATACTTGTATTTAATGTCGGCTTGTTTATCGCCCACAATAGACTCATTTCCTCATTGTTGTCTTTGTTATTCCTTACCTTAAGGTTGAAAGAATGGTGGTTGACTCTGGAAGGACTTATCATGAGGTATAATATgtgatttaaaaaaattatgttgcCGGATTTTATATTTAAGCTAGggaataaataatataacattttgtGTTCGGATTATCATTTTATATTTACATTtgcattaaaattatatatatatattttttttctgctGTTTTTCAGGTATGTAATTACCTTCAGGACATTGCCCCAGATCTTTGCGATCGAGTTGAGTTACACAAAAAAGGAGTTCCTCTTTTTGATGAATTTAACATTGAAGAAGAGATCAATAGTATTCTTAGTAAAAGGTGAGGGCACTGCACTTTTCATCATACAATTCTTGCCTCACCTTGTCCTACATACGCATAGAAGAAGCTTTTAATTGAAATGATGTCCCATGATCTTTAATCTGACCTTTATACCAAATTACCTCATCTTTGTGAAGAGATCATTGAGCATGTAGAGAATTTTGTGCTCCCTCCCATATACTGGATtatatgattttatttattttatgggtTATAGAGACAAATATTAGTGATTATCACCCAGACACGAGGGCAACTTGTATGAAAATGGAAACTAGATTGTAGTTTTTTTCCAAGAAATAAACAGACATGGCTGGATTTTAGTTTAAAAGTTTTCATATTTTTTGGAGTTGCACTGTTATACGTACTCTGAAGATACATCACATTAAAAAGATTCCGCCtgacttaagttttttttttaaaaaaaaaaagaattggaGGCTGAATCAGCAAAGGAAAATAACACTTTTGAAGATTGACAGGTTGTTATAGATCAGTATTCTAATGAATATTCCCTCAGATTGTAGTTTAGTTCGTTTTtgtttcaaataatttaaaaaagttTGTTTCTGGGGATATTCATGATTGGTAGGGGAACTATATCTGCATTGCTGGAAAATTTAAGGATTAGAGCCTTCATTCTAGCTATTGT
It encodes the following:
- the LOC133818330 gene encoding ribonuclease E/G-like protein, chloroplastic isoform X2, encoding MPMDIPEAHCRFLHHSHLLTHRTTYSSSSWFLSSLRFLSPYIYHNTPVGNVFRFALCIGSRDSFRRCPVMSMEKDMLTATLKGTCKVVLTIETDLKAGQLLYVTGDPIALGCWDLEMAVLMSPTEHANLWRAEVEIACGVNFKYNYLIKRDASHNGINWRPGPEFSLSVPLLVKQGKNIVVRDSWMRSSTMLPSGHSLMSWIEDSYLLIQPVILERDRDEDETVKHLKSDLEFPSSNHLRIKDELYTENGTVTTSYEGSNSDRSFSERYQPVEEPWLLQSPLLSTVYEDKMGLGVSENYETMKDDMKKLEDPGKLLHQEENNLILKESASTESTSTIILINSSICTMQRIAVLEDRQLVELLLEPVKTNVQCDSVYLGVVTKLVPHMGGAFLNIGSSRPSLMDIKQNREPFIFPPFRQRTTKLEVNGSVIEAIEEHMDAHGNKNTELDNEVMDEITDVVSQEDSESSMHDDDDDEDHETEDELDVSEALADNMNGSIVDHGEAEANFDEDNINGIELNIGEANTNSFHVGINVSGNSQMPNLQDINDSKQKTKKDSRQAATNKNKWAEVQKGTKVIVQVVKEGLGTKGPTLTAYPKLRSRFWVLSTCCDRIGVSKKISGMERTRLKVIAKTLQPRGFGLTVRTVAAGHTLEELQKDLEGLLSTWKNIMEHAKSASLAADEGVEGAVPVILHRAMGQTLSVVQDYFNEKVERMVVDSGRTYHEVCNYLQDIAPDLCDRVELHKKGVPLFDEFNIEEEINSILSKRVLLSKGGSLVIEQTEALVSIDVNGGHVMLGHGNSQEKAILDVNLAAAKQIARELRLRDIGGIIVVDFIDMTDEANKRLVYEEVKKAVERDRSMVKVSELSKHGLMEITRKRVRPSVTFMISEPCNCCHGTGRVEALETSFSKIELEISRLLATKNKKSDPGNPKSWPKFILRVDQHMCEYLTSGRRTRLAHLSSSLKVWILLKVARGFTRGAFEVKPFTEDKENEKKQQGGISALRPTKTKNNHSGKKVTVFPVKKWKGSKK
- the LOC133818330 gene encoding ribonuclease E/G-like protein, chloroplastic isoform X1 translates to MPMDIPEAHCRFLHHSHLLTHRTTYSSSSWFLSSLRFLSPRYIYHNTPVGNVFRFALCIGSRDSFRRCPVMSMEKDMLTATLKGTCKVVLTIETDLKAGQLLYVTGDPIALGCWDLEMAVLMSPTEHANLWRAEVEIACGVNFKYNYLIKRDASHNGINWRPGPEFSLSVPLLVKQGKNIVVRDSWMRSSTMLPSGHSLMSWIEDSYLLIQPVILERDRDEDETVKHLKSDLEFPSSNHLRIKDELYTENGTVTTSYEGSNSDRSFSERYQPVEEPWLLQSPLLSTVYEDKMGLGVSENYETMKDDMKKLEDPGKLLHQEENNLILKESASTESTSTIILINSSICTMQRIAVLEDRQLVELLLEPVKTNVQCDSVYLGVVTKLVPHMGGAFLNIGSSRPSLMDIKQNREPFIFPPFRQRTTKLEVNGSVIEAIEEHMDAHGNKNTELDNEVMDEITDVVSQEDSESSMHDDDDDEDHETEDELDVSEALADNMNGSIVDHGEAEANFDEDNINGIELNIGEANTNSFHVGINVSGNSQMPNLQDINDSKQKTKKDSRQAATNKNKWAEVQKGTKVIVQVVKEGLGTKGPTLTAYPKLRSRFWVLSTCCDRIGVSKKISGMERTRLKVIAKTLQPRGFGLTVRTVAAGHTLEELQKDLEGLLSTWKNIMEHAKSASLAADEGVEGAVPVILHRAMGQTLSVVQDYFNEKVERMVVDSGRTYHEVCNYLQDIAPDLCDRVELHKKGVPLFDEFNIEEEINSILSKRVLLSKGGSLVIEQTEALVSIDVNGGHVMLGHGNSQEKAILDVNLAAAKQIARELRLRDIGGIIVVDFIDMTDEANKRLVYEEVKKAVERDRSMVKVSELSKHGLMEITRKRVRPSVTFMISEPCNCCHGTGRVEALETSFSKIELEISRLLATKNKKSDPGNPKSWPKFILRVDQHMCEYLTSGRRTRLAHLSSSLKVWILLKVARGFTRGAFEVKPFTEDKENEKKQQGGISALRPTKTKNNHSGKKVTVFPVKKWKGSKK